A single Dermacentor albipictus isolate Rhodes 1998 colony chromosome 3, USDA_Dalb.pri_finalv2, whole genome shotgun sequence DNA region contains:
- the LOC135898215 gene encoding spore coat protein YeeK-like gives MGRAPKILRVSLFLLLCSCESTLCKESNDRLQESVAIATSETKAVESESQLNNDLVALETGYGGYGGHGGHGGYGGHGSHHGGHGYGHDNHGYGHDSHGHGNKHYGDHDSGHYGGHGHHGNRGYGGWGGSHHGGHSNHGAHGHHGHRHGHWKHHGQHWKDRGYGHERKWGWDRGGGSHGAYGGHGEGHDHWGHHGNRDHYGGHKHGHHGHDSYGDHGHYGGHKRGHYGGSNHGHGHHGYGHGNRGYGHGHYGGHKGHYGHHGGGYGHG, from the exons ATGGGCCGTGCGCCGAAG ATACTACGGGTTTCATTGTTTCTTCTACTCTGTTCGTGCGAATCAACGCTGTGCAAAGAGAGCAATGATCGTTTGCAAGAGTCCGTCGCCATAGCTACGTCGGAAACGAAAGCGGTGGAAAGCGAAAGTCAGCTCAACAACGATCTCGTCGCCCTAGAGACGGGCTACGGGGGTTACGGAGGCCACGGAGGTCACGGTGGTTACGGAGGTCACGGCAGCCACCACGGCGGTCACGGATACGGGCACGACAACCACGGCTACGGCCATGACAGCCACGGTCACGGCAACAAGCACTACGGGGACCACGACAGCGGTCACTACGGTGGCCACGGCCACCACGGAAACCGCGGCTACGGAGGCTGGGGAGGGAGCCATCATGGCGGCCACTCCAACCACGGTGCCCACGGGCATCACGGCCACAGGCACGGACACTGGAAGCACCACGGTCAGCACTGGAAGGACCGCGGCTATGGCCACGAACGCAAGTGGGGCTGGGACAGAGGGGGTGGGAGCCACGGAGCATACGGGGGACATGGCGAGGGCCACGACCACTGGGGTCACCATGGCAACAGGGACCACTATGGGGGACACAAGCACGGCCACCACGGGCACGACTCGTACGGCGACCACGGTCATTACGGAGGACACAAGCGGGGACACTACGGCGGCTCCAACCACGGGCACGGTCACCACGGCTACGGGCACGGCAACAGAGGGTACGGCCACGGCCACTACGGCGGACACAAGGGACACTACGGACACCATGGAGGAGGCTACGGGCATGGTTAG
- the LOC135898077 gene encoding AH receptor-interacting protein-like: protein MNPAISKFVQKKVIYPGVGDIPRFEKGAKCTFNFCVKRLSTDEDDPDGVIDDSRKLNRPMELLIGKEFKLPVVEQCIKSMKVKEVAEFTINKCLLDNYTLVSQSYRAFAGVGKPHKRRCCGMMEEKYTTGHADLDKLAEKLVDLSCTFELLKVEEPGEYEKDVWAMTAEERLGAVPALKEQGNRAFQAGDIDTAVNKYREALEHLESLLLREKPGDEEWNELYKMKVPILLNYSQCLLNRGEFYEVIRHTSEVLSKDPNNAKALFRRAKAYFGSWSPNDCRTDLLKLREVDPSLSKLVNIELKRLEAEEKKKNKEDSTKLMSMFK, encoded by the coding sequence ATGAACCCTGCGATATCGAAGTTCGTTCAGAAGAAGGTGATTTATCCTGGCGTCGGCGATATCCCTCGCTTCGAAAAGGGTGCGAAGTGCACGTTCAACTTTTGTGTAAAGCGCTTAAGCACCGATGAAGATGATCCGGACGGCGTTATTGATGACAGCCGCAAGCTTAATCGCCCCATGGAACTGCTCATCGGCAAAGAATTTAAGCTTCCCGTTGTGGAGCAGTGCATCAAGTCTATGAAAGTGAAGGAAGTGGCCGAGTTTACGATAAATAAATGTTTGCTAGACAACTATACGCTCGTATCGCAAAGCTACCGCGCATTCGCCGGCGTTGGGAAGCCACACAAGCGCCGTTGTTGCGGTATGATGGAGGAGAAGTATACCACTGGTCACGCAGACCTAGATAAGCTAGCGGAGAAACTGGTGGACTTATCGTGTACCTTTGAACTGCTCAAGGTGGAAGAGCCGGGCGAGTATGAAAAGGACGTCTGGGCGATGACGGCCGAAGAGAGACTAGGTGCCGTACCTGCCTTGAAGGAGCAGGGCAATCGGGcatttcaagcgggcgacattGACACAGCCGTGAACAAGTACAGGGAAGCACTCGAACACTTGGAAAGTTTACTGCTTCGCGAGAAACCGGGCGACGAGGAGTGGAACGAGTTGTACAAGATGAAAGTGCCGATTCTCCTGAATTACTCGCAGTGCCTCCTTAACCGGGGCGAATTCTACGAGGTCATACGCCACACTTCCGAAGTGCTCAGCAAGGATCCCAACAACGCAAAGGCTCTGTTTCGGCGGGCAAAAGCCTACTTCGGCTCTTGGAGTCCGAACGACTGTCGCACGGATCTGCTAAAGCTTCGGGAAGTTGACCCGTCTCTTTCGAAGCTTGTGAACATAGAGCTCAAGAGGCTCgaagcagaagaaaagaaaaagaacaaggaagACAGTACCAAACTTATGAGCATGTTCAAGTGA